The nucleotide window TTGAGCTTCTTGGAAATGTTtgggttttaaaaataaataaataaataaaatgtcctgaaggtagggtgTGGGTGTGGTAGACTATAAGAGGAAACGGTTTCTAAGCTCAGTGAAGGGGGACACTGACAGGATAaccaagatagaggtacagaataaactagaggagcagagtgcataggctgggttgtagtgggatatGAGGTTAGGAGGGAATAACCTGATCAAATGCTTTTAAAAcaaatggtaaggcatttctagAGGTGGCAGGCCTCCACTGAGGCTTGAGTGGGGGAAATGGATTGAATAGCTCCTATTTCTGGAAAAGCATCCAGGTGGTAGAGAATGGATTAGGGAGAAGGGAGTCAGTGTGGAAGTTGATACAGTAATATAAGGCTGCTGTGGGCCAGAAATGTCAGGGGGTGTGTTGGGGTTTCTCTTTTctttgtattgcagtctcccaagcacttattacagtgctgtgctcaactacaactgaatgaataatgccttGGATAAGCTTGGTAGCAGCCTGGAGAGGCAAGAGTAAATTCCAGTTAAGATTATTTTCAGGGGAATAAATGTCACTCTTCCTTCCAGGCCCAGCTATCTGTAACTCCACACACATGACAATCACCATCCCAGAGTTTCCAGGCTTGTTAACTGCCATTAGTATAGGAGAAAAGAACATCCCCATGAACCAGCTACATGCCAGTGGAGTTTCTGTTGACCAAAGAAATGGCTTGAGATTATACATCAGCCAAAGAGTTTTGAATTCTAGGGTAAGTTATGAATTACATGAACTAAACTGGGCTGACTCCAAATGGGAGGAAACTGTCATCCTCTTTTAATGCACTTTAGCAGAAAGCTGCTCCAGTAGCATAACTGTAGTATTAGATCAATAAGTTATTCTTACTGGCTTCTTAGTGAAGGCAAGACTCACCTGCACAAGTACACTGGTATTCATTCCTGCTCTTTATTCTTTAGGATTCTGACAACTGCTCAGGCTTTCCATTCTACCTGTCAACCCTGAAGCTGACATTTAAATTTTATGGAGAAATGGTATCTATGGTCATCTACCCAGAATGTGCTTGTGACCCACCTGCTCTAATAGGTAAAGAATTACTCTTCAAGTTTTTCTCCTGACTCAGTAACTAGCTTCCAGAGGGGAAACAGCACTAACTTTTTGCCAACTGGATATCACTTGTTCCTGAAATAGCTCCATAGGTCTGGCTTGCTACTTAATTGCCCCTACCCAGAATTTATCTGCTAAAAATAGTTTTAATACACATCTATCCCTTCAGGGCCAACTCTCTCTCATACTTCAATTTCAGATGCTGTATGTACCCAAGATGGCTATATGGACTTTGAAGTCCACAGCCAGAGAACAAAACCAGCCCTGAACCTGAACACACTCAAAGTAAGAGATGAAACCTGCAAGCCAGCCCTCAAGTCCCAAACCCAGGAAATGGTTCGGTTTCACATCCCACTGAATGGCTGTGGAACAAGTATTAAGGTAAGtggtgtgggtgggaggggagggacaccTGATATTGGGGATTTTAACCAGTAAATAATGCTCCAAACTGCTCAGTTTGAAGGCAACCAAGCAGTCTATGAAAATGAAGTACATGCTCTCTGGGCAGACCTACCCCCAAGCAAAATATCCAGAGACAGTGAATTCAGGTAGGTGGTGATTCAAAACTAAACTAGTCCCTCAGCCTTCTTTAAGCTGACATTTGAGCCTAGCAACACAATATAATTTATGGCTTATTTTATTCTCCCTCTGCAGGCTGACAGTAATGTGCTATTATAGCAACGATGACTTAATAGTGGGTGCCAACATCACCAATCCACCTCCTCCCATGGTTTCTGTGAAACAAGGGCCTCTTTCCTTAATCCTTCAGATATATCCAGGTAGGAAGTCtgaacctttttttctttttcctgtggTTTTATTTATCCAAATGGGCTACAAGTGTTTCTCTTCCAGATGATGCCTACAAACAGCCTTATGGAGAAGAGCTGTTCCCCATAGTGAAATTCCTGAGGCAACCAATCTACTTAGAAGTGCAAGTTCTAAACCGGAGTGATCCAAACATCAAACTAGTACTAGATGACTGCTGGGCAACTACATCCCaggaccctgactctctcccccggTGGGACATCATTGTGGATGGGTGAGTGCATTGGTGCCTTAAATCAGCAGTCTTCCTCCACAAGGCCAAGCTAGAGGAAAGTGAACTGGCTAGCTCAAATCAATCCTACTTAATAACCACTTATTGTATACTCAAATaccatgagttggtagacacacattccctgcccacaacatttttagagagacagacaatataaactaaggtactagggtgaatacaaatcaggttggacacagtccctgtcttgcacaaagctgtctcaatacccattttacagatgaggtaagcacagaagtgaagtgattcacccaaggtcatacagcaaagtggcagagctgggattaggatttctgcctcccaggctcacgctctatccactatgccctgatcTTTTTCATaagaataagtgctttgggattgagggaggggtgaataaagggcaaaaACCTAAATGCAAGGgtcccacagaagggagtgggagaagagaaaatgaaggcttcaCATCAAATCCCCTAATTGGGAGCATCCCAATTTGAACCAGGTACTTACACTAAGGATTAACATAAACCAAGTGCCTTACCTGGTGTTTCTCTAGATGTGCTTACCAGCTAGACAACTACAGAACAATATTCCATGAAATTGGCTCTTCAGTGAACTATCCCAACCACTATCAGAGATTTGAAGTGAAGACATTTGCTTTTGTAGCTGATGATAAAGCACTCTCTAGTCTGGTAAGTGGCAAACAAGACTAGTAGTAGGTAGAGAACATGGACTAGAAGctcaattttctttttctttctttgcccTTAGGTCTACTTTCATTGCAGTGCCTTATTGTGTGACCACCTAAATCCAGATTCCTCTCTGTGTTCAGTGACATGTCCACTACCCTCTAGGAACAAACGAGGTAAGTTCAATCCTCTGTACCCGTATGCCCACAATTACAATCTAGCACAGCTTGGATCATTCAGACTTGTCAACTTTGATTCTAGCTGGAGCCACCTCTGAAAAGACAGAATCTACTATAACAAGTCTACCTGGTCCTGTCCTCTTGGTGTCAGATGAATGGCCTCCAGCCAGAGGTATACTAAAACATCTAGTACTAGGCAAAACCATTTTAAGACTATAACAAGCCTTATCCAGGATTGCATTGAGACCTGAGTGAACCTTTCTGCTTACCAGGATCCTTTACAGGACACAGGATTTTTAGTTGAATCTCTACCCAAGCTAATAGTAGAATAGCTCAGATGTGAATCCACTTGatatcatgtttactgagcactatactaaacatgtgggagtacaatataacacttaccagacatgtttcctgcccataatgagcttagtcttGTGGATAATCAACATCTCTACAACTTCAGGGTCACTGCCTAAAACCCAAGATGAAATACCATGGTTATAGCAGCTTCTGGAAAAAGTTTGTCCCATTGAATGAAACTTAGAACTTCAGGGTGGGAGGCTGTGCTACTAGCAATAAAACAAACACTTGAGTTTGTACCTAGAGATGAGTTGTATTGTCACACATGGCTCTAATGTATTGAACAGCATGCAGTGCAAGGTGGGTGGGAGTAGGCATTGTCATGGAGCAGGCATCTGAGGCCTCTCAATTTGACCTACTGTTCCCTTCCCAAACTTCTTAAGTGGGACTAACTCTCTCTACTGCAGAGAAAATAGTCTAGTCCAAACTAATGCctatttccatttaaaaaaaaaaacaaaccccaggcTTAAAGATGACAGACCTAAACTTGTATAACTGTTCTTTCTTAGGTACTATGGACTCCAAAGGGCAGTGGAACAAAGGAACATGGATTGCTGCTACCATACTGGCTGTCACTGTGGCAGTAATACTTGTCATTGCATTTATATATGTAATTAGATGTCTGAGACCCTGTACTGCTTAGCAACTGAAATTGAGTAATAAATCAGGCCTTGTACTATACATCCTGTCTGCTGCCTTATTCTGATGAGTTCAATAGTGGTAGTGGTCTTCCCTGATAGCACTCAGTGCTCAGGGAAatctcaaactttttttttccccttttttttgaCCTGATTTGTCTTACAGGGCAAACAAAATTAACTGGCAAAGATAACTTTAATTCAATCACCACCTAGCACAGCTTACTGCAACAAGTGGCAAATGTAGACATCTTTAGCACCCTTCTACAAGAGTTGAGCTTCTTAAATCAGAAACCCTGACCCAAGAGGAGTGCTGAACATCTGATGGAAGGTACTAAAGGGAACACTGGGAAATGAAGTTGTCCCCACCTATTCCTCTCTTCAGTATACTCTTTGGGGAGATATGAAGAAATCCTACACTATGCCTAGTACCAAGGAGGCAGGTACAATTTAATTCTAAAGCCATACCCTTACATAGCCTTAAGCTGCAGGTTTGAGGGtataaagcttaaaaaaaaaaaaaccctctacatTACCCCTAGGCTAATGTTATAAAACTACAGCTCTACTATTATTTGCTATTCAAACCAATTTTCCATATTGTAAAAGTTGCAAATGTATGGCAATCTATTCTTAAATGAAAAGGTTATAGGCCCAAGTACAGAAGCTTGAGCTCCCTTAAAGGCTTTCTTCACAATTTCATCTCCAGCACTAACTACAAGGGCAGCTTGCCTGGAAAGACTTTCCCTGATCTGTTCTAGTTGGTAACTACAGTGTCACAATGTGCATAAAACTGACTGTGACTAGAGAGGGCACAGACTTGTAACTTGAGCTCCCTCATCAGCTTACCAAGGGTAAAACAGTAAAAGCTTCTCCCTTCCAGGGTTCcagtagaagaaaaaaataattgcaaAACTGTTTCCCACTAGCCAAGGTGCATCTGACAATGCAACCTTTGGATCTTCCTCTGACAATAGAGGttgacagcgagatagatgagatggaggtaaagtgagCTGGGTGGCATtagtttgccccctcctcccttaccttaaTCTATTAttccagcccagcctacacacttggtCCTCTAGCAGCACCAGTTTAGTTAATATGCactgatctcacctatcttatcTCTGCCCCTTTTTCTCACACCTTCCATCTTCATATGCcatcccaccactctccctgccttcaaagcctcattcagactacatctccaagaggccttcctggattaagtcctcttctccctcctctgccatctctgcatttggatctgtaccctttgacattcactccaccctcaatcgcacaacacatgtacatatctgtaaactatttacattgtttgtctccccctctagactgtaagcttgaaagGTCTCTATCAACTCTAGAGTATTGTACaaactgaagtgcttagtacaattttccacatacagagctcagtaaataccactgactgatacttaagtgctgtgggattggggtgagcatcaaagtgcttaaggggtgcagagtCAAGGGttaggggagggtgaatagggaaaCTAAAGGCTTAAAGTTGGGGGCAAGGAGTTAATTTGATgtggagggcaaccactggaggtctgtgagaagtggggagatatggattaaatattttttccaaaaaacaatcccagcagcagagtgaagtatgggctgaaggtATAAGCAGGGAGGTTAAGTGGAGAGGCTGgtgaagtagtcaaggtgggaaacaagtgttggatcagtatggtagcagtttaggatggagaggaaggggcagattcttgAAGTGTTATGAAGATGTCAGAACCCAGGagtgctgagttctaatcctgcctctgccacttgcctgctatgtgatcttaagcaagtcatttaacttctgtttcAATTTCCTTTATAGGTTCCATAGTAAGAAGTTAACTagcataataactgcttaatgcTTTGAAAGAGCTGTATGTGTTCATAAGATTTTTGCTTTACCTTCTTTGGTCATATTtttaggttttaaaaaaaaactctgctTTGTTTTACCTCAGAGTTTGACAAGCTTTTATTGTCTCTGGCTAAACTAAGCAGAGGCCTTTATATTTGTTCCCTTTAATAGTAGAAACATAAACTGactttaaatcctatttcctcctacttatactgtaagtctcatgtgggactggaactgtctgacctatttatcttgtttctaccccagtgcttggcatgtattaagtggttaatgaatattattattaacatttttattcttattacaaAGAGAAATAGAAGTAAGAACCTAAGAAACTGAGCAATAGAAATATTCAGATATGATTTCTTTCACTTTCTTTTCCCCCTACCTCCTTCCCACCTATCCAGGTCTGGCTGTGGCACAAGTTAaaagaaaccatttttttttgttttgcaatAAAGGCAATTCAAGGCACAAGTGCTACACGTTCCAACCCATCATTTTAAATTACTCATAGGTGTCCTAACCCTTTGCTCTTGAGTCCCGTTTCCTAATACCTGTAGTAGGGGTAATGGAATGCTGATGTAGTGATGAAAGCAAAATCTTACCTTTTTCAGATCCAGCTCATGATGGCGTGGGGAATAATGGTGGAATAAAGACTCAGTTTAAAGTCCACCTTCTACTTAAAAGTTTTCCGATGCTGTCCGAACAGGTGTGGACCTGTATGAAACATGGTTACCTAACCCTCACCTCACAGCAGCTTTTATATGGACAGTGCATATTCCCAATCACTAACTTAGTTGAAGGTTTTGTTTCTTTACTCGTGTAGAAAGTCTTTACCCTTAAAGAACTGAgagtatttttgtgtctgtcaaCCCCATAATGCTGTGACCCTTGATAGGGATTGATTTTAACAGTAAGAGATTCAGACCTGATAAATTAAGCCCAGGGCCTTACCAATCAGCCACTAGAAATTTAACTCTGTCCAGCATCTcccttttggtttggttttttaggGGAAGCTATACTTGTGAGGGAACTCTTTTGAGTAGCTGCTGCAGGTGACTAtacttcaattgtatttgagtgcttactgtgtgcagagcactgtgctaagaaagctcttgtgagagtataatacaaggaagtggtagccacattccctggtcacagtgagcttactttcccaagttcacttctccctccaactttgaccatgagccccaggtggaacaggagcATTTTCAAGGTTTCTTGAAACTTGATTAATTAacatgtatctgccccggtgtttagaacagtgtatgacccATAGCAATcacttcaataccattaaaagaattaGTACAGggtgctgcacatagtaatgctctatatcactgattgatgcctACATGTCTTTAGGGTAGTGCCACGGGAATGAGTAAGAAGACAAAGTGACACTAGTGtggaactcactgtggacagggaacatgtctaccaactctttcgtaatgtactttcccaaacgcttactaaagtgttctgcacacagtaagggctcaactaataccattaattgatcacaGAGGTGGGACTTGTGCACACTTAGAAAGCCAAATTGATTTTTTGAAAAACAGTTTGGCAGAATCCCTACGATCTGTTTCCCCATAAAGTATCCCTTATTCTTGTTAGTGGTAAGTGCTTTCCCAGGAATGCTGAATTACCAGACTGTCTACTGCAGGAATTAGTTGGGTGTAATATTACCGGCTCGAGTACTCAGATCTCATTCTAATTAAGCCTGGATGTCTACAGCATGTCCACTGTATGAGGAAATGGCTTTATTCTCGCAATCACATCAAAGTTTGTTATTAcaccattattacaattattctgATGCTTGCAGGGGTTGCTAAGAACTTCAGACTCATAATCATAGCTCTCCTGGGATAGAGAACCTAGAAGTGTATCTTAGCCTTCATGAAGCCTGAAACAAGGGAGACAAAACACTGATCACACAGTTGATGAAGTTGTCTCTAGTTTGGAAACCTGAGTTTCATGTGAAACCATCGTGGAGATAGATAAGTCTTTGCCAGCAACAATGACTAATTTGTAGGGTGAAGAGATTGAGTTACTATGTCAAGGGGAAGCCttacagggaggaagggaagagagaaatcaaCTTTAAGCATGAGGCTgcattctcctcttctctttcccccgctTGGAAAGGAACTCAAAGGGGCAAAGTCAATTGGAAACTTGCTGAGTAAAGAGGGGCCGAAAAATCAGACccacccagtcagtcaatcatatctgagtgcttactgtgcgtagaacatTGTAGTGAgcccttaggagagcacagtataaccatataaaagacacattccctgcccacaaagagcacatAGTCTAGACACTGTCTTTAATAGAATGTTGAACTATTTCatagttcactgtggacagggaatgtgtctaccaactctgctgctgtattctcccaagtgcttaatacagtgctttgtatacagtaagcgctcaataaataccattgatggtgacaTCACATGAACTCCAAGGTAACAAGGAAAATCAGGCTTCTCAGGTACTTGTAGCACCCCATTCATATTTTTGCACTCATGGCCTATGCTTTTAAATTTACCAAAGACTCTAAAATAGGTTCCCGTCAGACAAAACACCTCTTTATATGAATAAGTGTAGGAAAACCAGGGGTTCCAGCAGTTCTGAGAGAGTTTGagccaaaataaatattttattaaaCTCAACAGCATTGCAGATGACTTTACCAGTGGTGAAGAATTACTAAAGCATTTGTTTACTTTCCACAGGAGTTTGCAAAGCAGTGACTTTGTATGGCACTTATTTAAACAATACATAAGCTTTTTTTGATACAACATAAGGTGACTTACAGTTTACCCAGAGATATTCCTGGGAGAGAAATTTAAAAGGGATCTTTGACCTCACAGTTCATTTAAAGTACTTTTCAATGTCTTACAAACCAGGATGGCCCTAAAAACAATATTTGAATAAAGGCAAATAAAGACTTTGTTTTCTCATCTTCAAATGCCCAAGATATGAATGACCTATTTTATTTCTTTGAAATATCTCATGTTTAGAACCTAAAAGGCAATTTCCAAGGCTTATGGTTTTTACTTCTGTCCTGGGACAATGGGTCAAAATTTGTACAAAGTCTCCATAAAGTCAGTGGATTGttttgttgttgctgctgttgttcACAAAAGGGTGGCAGGCAGGGTGGAATTCAGCACTTTGCTTCTTCCCATTAAAATGGTTCTCTCATTTTGTATGTTGAATGTAACTTCACTCCATGCCATATTCCTTATTCAAACCCCATCTGTCCACCAACCATGCAATAATCTATACcgcaaatggtaaaaaaaaaaataataaaccttACAGATGTGCTAAAACTGAGCCCTCcattcctcattttctttttccccttcccccagccaagAGTCAAGATCCAAAATGATATGATACAATTAGTTGCCAGAAACTCTGGTTCCGCTCAGTTACTCCTGGGAGGCTCAAACACAGCAGAATTCATGGCCATCTGGCAGTTTCTTCCAATGATTTGTTGATGATTTGCTGTGCTGTttggtttaaaagaaaaaaaaaggcaatcagTTCTAGGCCCTTGCTCAGCAAGATGTCTTTGAGCACTTAACTTTGACTAGGAAAATCTGCTTCTTTACTGATCCTAATAGCTACTCCCTTTTATAGGTAAGTAAACAGATCTAGGAAGGTTCAGTGCCTTATCCAGACCTCACAGAATCGGTAGCAAAATAGGCATCGGGAAGGTATGAGCCCCTGGATTTTCAGGCCTTTCTTCAGTCCTGTATCACATTGCCTCAAATGTGATTCGGTACAGCTACAAGAAAAACAACCGGCTTACATAGTTTTAAGTCTTACCCACTTTGGATTTTCTCTATCCTACAGTCAGGACAGTGGGAGTGTCCTTCCCATTCAGAGTGGAAGTCCACGCTCAATCTACAGCAACACCTCCTGGGGGCTGCATGTGGCTTCTGGTCCTGATCTACCCAAAATTCAAGTACTGTGTTTTCAGGACAAATAGAAACCCCAAGCTGAGAGCAAATCAACAGTATGTACAGTCTGGGGCTCTCAGAGCGGGTGAAGAGGGGTTGCTGGTACCTGCCATTCCTACATCTGGGTCTAGAAATGAACAGAGATTTTTTTACAACTTTAACAGAGAAAATTTTCCTCTACTGATACTTACTTGGGAGGGAACCAGTAATTGATCAGGCCTGAGCCCACCACATAGCACATACTGAGGGCTCCAGACATGGCCAGGGAGACAAAACCCAATCCACAGAGCACACAGAGCAGAGTTAAGCCACCTACAGATATGACCACACCTAGAAGAGAAAGGCAAAGGTTATAGGAGCACATCACCCTCACCCTACTCAGTTTAATCTGTCCATTGTTGAATATTTGGCCACTTTAGACACTTCCTGCACTGGAGAAAGACAGAACTCCAACACTAGTGCTTTGTAATTACATGGTGCTTTCCAGGTAAAGCAATCAATGAGCTATTCTAAAAATCGGGGTTAAGTAGGAAAAGAAAAAGTGGTTGGAGAAACTAGAACAGAGATTCAAAGTCCCCTTGTCTGAGGACTCACAGCTCAAGAGCCTGGTACAATTTTTCATTTCAATCTACCACTACTGCAGTGAGAGGaagctggaagagaggaaggataaTAAAAGGCACTTGGTCATAAGGCATTTTGGCACTTTTAAAAAGAGATAAAATAGGCGAATGAAATACCTTCCATTAATATTACCCCAATGCAGGCAGCAATGGCTGTCACAACAACAAGTAGCAGAAAGATCACAACCGGAATGGCTGAGACTGTAATAAACACCAGCAAGGTGAGGCAGATAAAGGGATGTTTGTCCAAATATTGACCCAGTGGAGAATTCAGAAAAGTGATCACCTGAGGATAAAAAGGAAAACAGCATTACTTCCCAGTTTAGACTGTTTTTCAGCTCCTTCAGAGTTGAAAATTGTTCAAAGGGCTTTGGGTCTTGGTTTGTAATTCTATCCATAATCAAGGTCAGAGTAGCAACCAGTCAATGAAAACAGTATCAGAATTGT belongs to Ornithorhynchus anatinus isolate Pmale09 chromosome 2, mOrnAna1.pri.v4, whole genome shotgun sequence and includes:
- the ZP2 gene encoding zona pellucida sperm-binding protein 2 is translated as MGCWVRRGLRAGLLKGLLGYCHCWLQVYLLLSCLLALTTASYAPAFPGTVSCYDDKMIVRLPGHLASKSWKASVADFLGTASVNCTYILDSKKLILIAAYENCTKMVNDTYQMNIELTLETAAVTQTLTYQISCPAIQADEPLTNGFSGATNCTKELMSVSFSQVIPSFDDETMTQDSQMAWIVSVGDSLKPRILTLQQAMQQGYMFFVDHNKIIFQVLFNATGVNHFKQGIHHLYTVALKLTYGPPEQRLTLSSQMICAPGPAICNSTHMTITIPEFPGLLTAISIGEKNIPMNQLHASGVSVDQRNGLRLYISQRVLNSRDSDNCSGFPFYLSTLKLTFKFYGEMVSMVIYPECACDPPALIDAVCTQDGYMDFEVHSQRTKPALNLNTLKVRDETCKPALKSQTQEMVRFHIPLNGCGTSIKFEGNQAVYENEVHALWADLPPSKISRDSEFRLTVMCYYSNDDLIVGANITNPPPPMVSVKQGPLSLILQIYPDDAYKQPYGEELFPIVKFLRQPIYLEVQVLNRSDPNIKLVLDDCWATTSQDPDSLPRWDIIVDGCAYQLDNYRTIFHEIGSSVNYPNHYQRFEVKTFAFVADDKALSSLVYFHCSALLCDHLNPDSSLCSVTCPLPSRNKRAGATSEKTESTITSLPGPVLLVSDEWPPARGTMDSKGQWNKGTWIAATILAVTVAVILVIAFIYVIRCLRPCTA
- the TMEM159 gene encoding lipid droplet assembly factor 1: MGYQLFETQKHKLTGKGFKMVNTEAKSTSRDLEELQKKLLALIDSIRGNPKVITFLNSPLGQYLDKHPFICLTLLVFITVSAIPVVIFLLLVVVTAIAACIGVILMEGVVISVGGLTLLCVLCGLGFVSLAMSGALSMCYVVGSGLINYWFPPNTANHQQIIGRNCQMAMNSAVFEPPRSN